A region of Argentina anserina chromosome 5, drPotAnse1.1, whole genome shotgun sequence DNA encodes the following proteins:
- the LOC126795272 gene encoding blue copper protein 1b-like — MASSQFFIILAILAIATPSILATDFIVGDDKGWTNTVDYQAWAQGKLFYVGDNLVFNYPEGAHNVLRVNGTGFQECAAPAGTVALTSGQDVINLATPGRKWYICGVARHCEVGPQKLFITVMPTSYAPSPSPTTSAATTSVTGARYGWIIVAIGTIMGILMA, encoded by the exons ATGGCCTCTTCCCAGTTCTTCATAATTCTTGCCATTCTAGCAATTGCTACCCCTTCAATTTTGGCCACAGATTTTATAGTTGGTGATGACAAAGGTTGGACCAATACTGTTGACTACCAAGCTTGGGCTCAGGGAAAGCTCTTCTATGTTGGTGATAACCTCG TATTTAACTACCCAGAAGGAGCTCACAATGTGCTTAGGGTGAACGGAACTGGGTTTCAAGAATGTGCAGCTCCTGCAGGCACTGTGGCATTAACAAGTGGACAGGATGTGATAAACCTAGCAACTCCAGGAAGAAAATGGTACATTTGTGGTGTTGCTAGACACTGTGAAGTTGGACCTCAGAAGCTATTTATAACTGTTATGCCAACTTCGTATGCTCCCAGTCCAAGCCCCACTACCTCTGCAGCAACAACGAGTGTAACCGGAGCAAGATATGGGTGGATCATCGTTGCTATTGGTACCATAATGGGGATACTCATGGCTTGA